From one Streptococcus oralis genomic stretch:
- the hisS gene encoding histidine--tRNA ligase translates to MKLQKPKGTQDILPAESAKWQYVEGFAREIFKRYNYAEVRTPIFEHYEVISRSVGDTTDIVTKEMYDFYDKGDRHITLRPEGTAPVVRSYVENKLFAPEVQKPSKFYYMGPMFRYERPQAGRLRQFHQIGVECFGSSNPATDVETIAMAAHFLKEIGIQGVKLHLNTLGNPESRAAYRQALIDYLTPLKETLSKDSQRRLEENPLRVLDSKEKEDKVAVENAPSILDFLDEESQAHFDAVRQMLENLGVDYIIDTNMVRGLDYYNHTIFEFITEIEGNDLTVCAGGRYDGLVAYFGGPETAGFGFGLGVERLLLILEKQGVALPIENALDVYIAVLGEGANVKALELVQALRQQGFKAERDYLNRKLKAQFKSADVFAAKTLITLGESEVESGQVTVKNNQTREEVQVSLDAINQNFSEIFEKLGF, encoded by the coding sequence ATGAAATTACAAAAACCAAAAGGAACGCAGGATATTTTACCTGCTGAATCTGCCAAGTGGCAGTACGTTGAGGGCTTTGCCCGTGAAATTTTCAAGCGCTATAACTATGCGGAAGTGCGTACGCCTATTTTTGAGCATTACGAGGTCATCAGTCGCTCTGTCGGAGATACAACGGATATCGTAACCAAGGAAATGTACGATTTTTATGACAAGGGTGACCGCCATATTACCCTTCGTCCAGAAGGAACTGCGCCTGTTGTCCGTTCCTATGTGGAAAATAAACTCTTTGCCCCAGAAGTGCAAAAGCCAAGTAAGTTCTACTATATGGGCCCTATGTTCCGTTATGAGCGTCCACAAGCAGGTCGTTTACGCCAGTTCCACCAGATTGGTGTCGAGTGCTTTGGCTCTAGTAATCCAGCTACCGATGTGGAAACCATCGCTATGGCGGCTCATTTCTTGAAAGAAATCGGCATCCAAGGTGTGAAATTGCACCTTAACACTCTGGGAAATCCTGAGAGCCGTGCGGCTTATCGTCAAGCCTTGATCGACTATTTAACACCGCTCAAGGAGACCTTGTCGAAGGATAGCCAACGTCGTTTGGAGGAAAATCCTCTCCGTGTCTTGGACTCTAAGGAAAAAGAAGACAAGGTAGCAGTAGAGAATGCGCCGTCTATCTTGGATTTCCTTGATGAGGAAAGCCAAGCTCATTTTGATGCCGTCCGTCAGATGTTGGAAAATCTGGGTGTAGACTATATCATCGATACCAATATGGTGCGCGGTCTGGACTATTACAACCACACGATTTTCGAGTTCATTACTGAGATTGAGGGCAATGACTTGACGGTCTGTGCGGGTGGTCGCTACGATGGTTTGGTTGCCTACTTTGGTGGTCCTGAAACTGCTGGATTTGGATTTGGCCTTGGTGTAGAGCGCCTGCTTCTCATTCTTGAAAAGCAAGGTGTGGCCCTCCCTATCGAAAACGCTCTAGATGTTTATATCGCAGTCTTGGGTGAAGGAGCAAATGTTAAGGCCTTGGAATTGGTACAAGCCCTTCGCCAACAAGGATTCAAAGCAGAGCGTGACTACCTCAACCGGAAGCTTAAAGCTCAGTTCAAGTCAGCCGATGTCTTTGCGGCTAAGACTCTCATCACGCTAGGGGAGAGCGAAGTCGAAAGCGGACAAGTGACGGTTAAGAACAACCAAACACGAGAAGAAGTTCAAGTGTCACTTGATGCTATCAATCAAAATTTCTCAGAAATCTTTGAAAAATTAGGCTTTTAA
- a CDS encoding DUF1189 domain-containing protein, translating to MLPYPFSYFSSIWGFRKPLSKRFGLNWFQLLFTSIFLISLSMVPIAIQNSSQETYPLDTFIDNVYTPLTDEAIMDLSENAQIIDGKLSYAGTKNQQPSLLIGPSQNKELPKDLQLHFDTEELVISKESKELTRIRYHAIQTESFQSKEDLTQAISKDWYQQNRVYISLFLVLGASFLFGLNFFIVSLGASLLLYITKKSRLFSFRTFKECYHFILNCLGLPTLITLILGLFGQNMTTLITVQNILFVLYLVTIFYKTHFRDPDYHK from the coding sequence ATGCTTCCATATCCATTTTCATATTTTTCAAGTATTTGGGGATTTCGTAAGCCCCTGTCAAAACGTTTTGGACTCAACTGGTTTCAACTCCTCTTTACTAGCATTTTCCTCATCAGCTTGTCTATGGTTCCAATTGCCATTCAAAACAGCTCACAGGAAACGTATCCACTGGATACGTTTATCGATAATGTCTACACACCCCTGACAGATGAAGCGATCATGGATTTGTCGGAGAATGCGCAGATAATAGATGGAAAACTGAGCTATGCTGGAACTAAAAATCAGCAGCCTTCTCTTTTAATTGGCCCAAGCCAAAACAAAGAATTGCCAAAGGACTTGCAACTTCATTTTGATACGGAAGAACTCGTCATCAGTAAGGAAAGTAAGGAACTAACTCGCATTCGCTACCACGCGATTCAAACGGAGAGTTTCCAGAGTAAGGAAGATCTAACCCAAGCCATTTCTAAAGATTGGTACCAACAAAATCGGGTCTATATCAGTCTCTTTCTCGTTCTTGGTGCAAGCTTCCTCTTTGGATTGAATTTCTTCATTGTCTCTCTTGGAGCTAGTCTCCTCCTTTATATCACCAAAAAATCACGCCTCTTTTCATTTAGGACCTTTAAAGAGTGCTACCACTTTATCTTAAACTGTTTAGGATTACCCACTCTGATTACGCTTATTTTGGGACTTTTTGGCCAAAATATGACAACGCTTATCACTGTACAAAACATTCTTTTTGTTCTTTATCTGGTCACTATTTTTTACAAGACACATTTCCGTGATCCAGATTATCATAAATAG
- a CDS encoding DUF389 domain-containing protein, with protein sequence MTANYSTREYREKLYDDLHVRLRDTAILMCAIFIASIGLNMNSTAVIIGAMLISPLMTPIVGLGFGLAIFDTRLIKQSLEVLLTQVLVSLLVSTLYFWISPLSYASSELIARTSPTIWDVLIAIAGGIAGVIGSRKKEANNIVPGVAIATALMPPICTAGYGLANGNVRFLLGALYLFLINCVFIMLANIVGTRILMRKSPLTSFKELSIKMRIGLISLIVLLILPASYSAVTLTIEQARKEGIKQFVGKEFANYTVINQVYKSSNNELVLTVVGDPISEEELETLHQKQASYGIQSVQLKVNQVQNSPTLDSEATKEFYENIDKYIDQKLSEKDSQNDLVKENEADKD encoded by the coding sequence ATGACTGCCAATTATTCAACACGGGAATACCGTGAGAAATTATACGATGACCTTCATGTTCGATTGAGAGATACAGCGATTTTGATGTGTGCAATTTTTATTGCCTCTATCGGTCTAAATATGAATTCAACAGCTGTTATTATTGGAGCCATGTTAATTTCACCTCTCATGACACCGATTGTTGGACTGGGATTCGGTTTAGCTATTTTTGATACGCGTTTAATCAAGCAATCTCTAGAGGTTTTATTGACTCAAGTGTTGGTCAGTTTGCTTGTCTCGACTCTGTATTTCTGGATTTCTCCCTTGTCTTATGCAAGTAGCGAGTTGATCGCACGAACCTCTCCAACCATTTGGGATGTTCTCATTGCTATTGCTGGTGGGATTGCTGGTGTGATCGGTTCAAGGAAAAAAGAAGCAAACAATATCGTGCCAGGAGTAGCCATTGCTACAGCTTTGATGCCGCCTATCTGTACTGCTGGCTATGGTTTAGCTAATGGGAATGTACGATTTTTATTGGGGGCTCTCTATCTTTTCTTGATCAACTGTGTCTTTATCATGCTAGCCAACATTGTTGGAACAAGAATTTTGATGAGAAAATCTCCTTTAACTTCATTTAAAGAGCTGAGCATTAAAATGAGAATTGGCTTGATTTCTTTGATTGTATTGTTGATTCTTCCAGCTAGCTATTCGGCAGTTACTCTGACAATAGAACAAGCGCGCAAAGAAGGGATCAAACAGTTTGTAGGAAAAGAGTTCGCCAATTATACGGTTATTAATCAAGTCTACAAGTCAAGTAACAATGAATTGGTCTTGACGGTTGTTGGAGATCCGATTTCAGAAGAAGAATTAGAAACACTCCACCAAAAACAAGCCTCTTACGGTATTCAATCTGTTCAATTGAAAGTGAATCAAGTTCAGAACTCGCCAACATTAGATAGTGAAGCGACCAAGGAATTTTATGAAAACATTGACAAGTATATTGATCAAAAACTCTCTGAAAAAGATTCACAAAACGATCTCGTAAAAGAAAATGAAGCAGACAAGGATTGA
- a CDS encoding YitT family protein, producing the protein MKQAKQIKRWRYYLRRFAYQIKILRVLQSISREKYDEKVSASLVYGFLSAVAVNFFFQPGHVYSSGATGLAQIISALSNHWFGFYIPISLTFYAINFPLMILAWYQIGHKFTIFTFITVSMSSLFIQLVPVVTLTEDPIINALFGGVVMGLGIGFALRNNISSGGTDIVSLTIRKKTGRNVGSISFLVNGTIMLIAGLTFGWKYALYSMITIFVSSRVTDAVFTKQKRMQAMIVTNNPDKVIAKIHKKLHRGATMIHDAEGTYNHERKAVLITVITRAEFNDFKHIMKQVDPTAFVSVSENVHILGRFVETDN; encoded by the coding sequence ATGAAACAAGCAAAACAAATTAAGCGGTGGCGCTATTATCTGCGCCGCTTTGCTTATCAGATAAAAATCTTACGAGTTTTACAAAGTATCTCTCGGGAAAAATATGATGAGAAAGTATCGGCTTCTCTGGTTTATGGCTTTTTGTCAGCAGTAGCAGTCAATTTCTTTTTTCAACCAGGGCACGTTTACTCCAGTGGCGCGACGGGTCTGGCACAGATTATCTCTGCCTTGAGTAATCACTGGTTTGGTTTTTACATTCCGATATCGCTAACCTTTTATGCTATCAATTTTCCGTTGATGATTTTGGCTTGGTATCAGATTGGGCATAAGTTTACAATCTTTACCTTTATCACAGTATCCATGAGTTCCCTCTTTATCCAGCTTGTGCCAGTTGTGACCCTGACAGAGGATCCCATCATCAATGCCCTTTTTGGGGGTGTTGTCATGGGCTTGGGGATTGGTTTTGCACTCCGTAACAATATTTCTAGCGGAGGTACAGATATCGTCAGTCTCACTATTCGAAAGAAAACAGGGAGAAATGTCGGTAGTATTTCTTTCTTAGTGAATGGGACGATTATGCTGATAGCAGGATTGACCTTTGGTTGGAAATACGCCCTCTACTCCATGATTACTATCTTTGTCTCCAGTCGTGTGACAGACGCGGTCTTTACCAAGCAAAAACGCATGCAGGCCATGATTGTGACCAATAATCCTGACAAGGTAATCGCAAAAATCCATAAAAAATTGCACCGCGGAGCAACCATGATCCACGATGCAGAAGGAACCTATAATCATGAGAGAAAAGCAGTCTTGATTACGGTTATCACGCGAGCAGAGTTTAATGATTTTAAACACATCATGAAACAGGTCGATCCGACAGCCTTTGTCTCTGTATCCGAAAATGTCCACATCCTAGGACGATTCGTAGAAACAGACAATTAA
- a CDS encoding metal-sulfur cluster assembly factor, which produces MRDDIKINDRALALQDQIIEKLEKVFDTDVELDVYNLGLIYEINLDETGLCKIVMTFTDTACDCAESLPIEIVAGLKQIEGIEDVKVEVTWSPAWKITRISRYGRIALGLPPR; this is translated from the coding sequence ATGAGAGACGATATCAAAATCAATGACCGAGCTTTGGCCTTACAAGACCAAATTATCGAAAAACTAGAGAAGGTTTTTGATACAGATGTGGAATTGGATGTTTACAATCTAGGGCTGATTTATGAAATCAATCTAGATGAAACAGGTCTCTGCAAGATTGTCATGACCTTCACCGACACTGCCTGTGATTGCGCCGAAAGTTTGCCTATCGAAATCGTTGCAGGTCTGAAACAAATCGAGGGTATCGAAGATGTCAAGGTTGAAGTTACCTGGTCGCCTGCCTGGAAGATCACACGAATTAGTCGCTACGGCCGTATCGCCCTTGGACTGCCACCTCGTTAA
- the rpmF gene encoding 50S ribosomal protein L32, with the protein MAVPARRTSKAKKNKRRTHYKVTAPSVNFDETTGDYSRSHRVSLKGYYKGRKIAKAASAE; encoded by the coding sequence ATGGCAGTACCTGCACGTCGCACCTCAAAAGCGAAGAAAAACAAACGTCGTACACACTACAAAGTAACAGCTCCATCTGTAAACTTTGACGAAACTACTGGAGATTACTCACGTTCTCACCGCGTATCACTTAAAGGATACTACAAAGGACGTAAAATCGCTAAAGCTGCATCAGCTGAATAA
- the ilvD gene encoding dihydroxy-acid dehydratase, with product MTELDTRHRSSVYDSMVKSPNRAMLRATGMTDKDFETPIVGVISTWAENTPCNIHLHDFGKLAKEGVKSAGAWPVQFGTITVADGIAMGTPGMRFSLTSRDIIADSIEAAMGGHNVDAFVAIGGCDKNMPGSMIAIANMDIPAIFAYGGTIAPGNLDGKDIDLVSVFEGIGKWNHGDMTAEDVKRLECNACPGPGGCGGMYTANTMATAIEVLGMSLPGSSSHPAESADKKEDIEAAGRAVVKMLELGLKPSDILTREAFEDAITVTMALGGSTNATLHLLAIAHAANVDLSLEDFNTIQERVPHLADLKPSGQYVFQDLYEVGGVPAVMKYLLANGFLHGDRITCTGKTVAENLADFADLTPGQKVIMPLENPKRADGPLIILNGNLAPDGAVAKVSGVKVRRHVGPAKVFDSEEDAIQAVLTDEIVDGDVVVVRFVGPKGGPGMPEMLSLSSMIVGKGQGDKVALLTDGRFSGGTYGLVVGHIAPEAQDGGPIAYLRTGDIVTVDQDTKEISMAVSEEELEKRKAETTLPPLYSRGVLGKYAHIVSSASRGAVTDFWNMDKSGKK from the coding sequence ATGACAGAATTAGATACACGTCACCGCAGTAGCGTTTATGACAGTATGGTGAAATCACCAAACCGTGCCATGCTTCGTGCCACTGGAATGACAGATAAGGACTTTGAAACACCGATTGTGGGAGTGATTTCAACTTGGGCGGAAAATACACCATGTAACATTCACTTGCATGATTTTGGGAAATTGGCTAAAGAAGGTGTCAAATCTGCGGGCGCTTGGCCTGTTCAGTTTGGAACCATTACCGTAGCAGACGGGATCGCCATGGGAACGCCTGGTATGCGTTTCTCTCTAACATCTCGTGACATCATCGCGGACTCTATTGAGGCTGCGATGGGTGGTCACAACGTGGATGCCTTTGTCGCTATCGGTGGCTGTGACAAGAACATGCCTGGTTCTATGATTGCCATTGCCAATATGGATATTCCAGCTATTTTCGCCTATGGTGGTACTATTGCACCGGGAAATCTTGATGGCAAAGACATTGACTTGGTTTCTGTCTTTGAGGGTATCGGAAAATGGAACCATGGTGACATGACAGCTGAGGACGTGAAACGTCTCGAATGTAATGCCTGCCCTGGCCCTGGTGGCTGTGGTGGTATGTATACAGCTAATACCATGGCAACTGCTATCGAAGTTCTCGGTATGAGTTTGCCAGGATCTTCATCTCATCCAGCTGAATCAGCTGACAAGAAAGAAGATATCGAAGCAGCAGGACGTGCTGTTGTCAAGATGCTGGAGCTTGGTCTCAAACCATCAGATATCTTGACTCGTGAAGCTTTTGAAGATGCCATCACTGTAACTATGGCTCTCGGTGGTTCTACAAATGCCACTCTTCACTTGCTTGCCATTGCCCATGCGGCTAATGTTGACTTGTCACTTGAGGACTTCAATACGATCCAAGAGCGCGTGCCTCACTTGGCTGACTTGAAACCATCTGGTCAGTATGTCTTTCAAGACCTCTACGAAGTCGGTGGTGTCCCTGCGGTTATGAAATACCTCTTGGCAAATGGTTTCCTTCATGGCGACCGCATCACATGTACTGGTAAGACAGTCGCTGAGAACTTGGCTGACTTTGCAGATCTCACACCAGGTCAAAAAGTTATTATGCCACTTGAAAATCCAAAACGTGCAGACGGTCCGCTTATCATCTTGAACGGGAACCTTGCTCCTGATGGTGCGGTAGCTAAGGTATCAGGTGTGAAAGTGCGTCGCCACGTTGGACCAGCTAAGGTCTTTGACTCAGAAGAAGATGCTATCCAGGCTGTCTTGACAGACGAAATCGTTGATGGCGATGTTGTCGTTGTTCGTTTCGTTGGACCTAAGGGTGGTCCTGGTATGCCTGAGATGCTATCCCTTTCATCCATGATCGTTGGTAAAGGTCAGGGAGACAAGGTTGCTCTCTTGACAGACGGCCGTTTCTCTGGTGGTACATATGGTCTGGTTGTCGGACATATCGCTCCTGAAGCTCAGGATGGTGGACCAATTGCTTACCTCCGTACAGGGGATATCGTTACAGTTGACCAAGATACCAAAGAAATTTCCATGGCCGTATCCGAAGAAGAACTTGAAAAACGTAAGGCAGAAACAACCTTGCCACCACTTTACAGCCGTGGTGTCCTCGGTAAATATGCCCACATCGTATCATCCGCTTCTCGCGGAGCCGTGACAGACTTCTGGAATATGGACAAGTCAGGTAAAAAATAA
- the rpmG gene encoding 50S ribosomal protein L33: protein MRVNITLEHKESGERLYLTSKNKRNTPDRLQLKKYSPKLRKHVVFTEVK, encoded by the coding sequence ATGCGCGTAAATATCACACTTGAACACAAAGAATCTGGTGAACGCTTGTACCTTACTTCTAAAAACAAACGTAACACTCCAGACCGTCTTCAATTGAAGAAATACTCACCAAAACTTCGCAAGCACGTAGTGTTTACAGAAGTTAAGTAG
- the aspS gene encoding aspartate--tRNA ligase → MKRSMYAGRVREEHIGQEITLKGWVGRRRDLGGLIFIDLRDREGIMQLVINPEKVSAEVMATAESLRSEFVIEVTGQVAAREQANDKLPTGAVELNVTALTVLNTAKTTPFEIKDGIEANDDTRLRYRYLDLRRPEMLENLKLRAKVTHSIRNYLDELEFIDVETPFLSKSTPEGARDYLVPSRVNKGHFYALPQSPQITKQLLMNAGFDRYYQIVKCFRDEDLRGDRQPEFTQVDLETSFLTEQEIQDITEGLIARVMKETKGIEVTLPFPRMKYDDAMALYGSDKPDTRFDMLLQDLTEVVKGVDFKVFSEAPAVKAIVVKGAADNYSRKDIDKMTEVAKQYGAKGLAWVKVVDGELNGPVAKFLTGIQGELTAALGLEDKDLVLFVADTLEVANATLGALRGRIAKELGLIDNDKFNFLWVVDWPMFEWSEEEGRYMSAHHPFTLPQEETAHELEGDLAKVRAIAYDIVLNGYELGGGSLRINQKDLQERMFKALGFSAEEANDQFGFLLEAMDYGFPPHGGLAIGLDRFVMLLAGEENIREVIAFPKNNKATDPMTQAPSTVALKQLEELSLQVEEDETSKTN, encoded by the coding sequence ATGAAACGTAGTATGTATGCTGGTCGTGTTCGTGAGGAACATATCGGACAAGAAATTACCTTGAAAGGATGGGTTGGCCGTCGTCGTGACTTGGGTGGTTTGATCTTTATCGACCTTCGTGACCGTGAAGGGATCATGCAGTTGGTTATCAACCCTGAAAAAGTTTCTGCAGAGGTTATGGCAACAGCTGAAAGTCTTCGTAGCGAATTTGTTATCGAGGTGACTGGACAAGTCGCTGCGCGTGAGCAGGCCAATGATAAGTTGCCGACTGGTGCAGTTGAATTGAATGTGACAGCCCTTACTGTTCTTAATACAGCTAAAACAACACCTTTTGAGATTAAAGATGGGATTGAGGCCAATGACGATACACGTTTGCGTTACCGATACCTTGACCTTCGTCGTCCAGAAATGTTGGAAAATCTTAAACTTCGTGCTAAGGTGACTCATTCTATCCGTAACTACTTGGATGAGTTGGAGTTTATTGATGTGGAGACGCCATTCCTTTCGAAGTCAACACCAGAAGGGGCGCGTGACTATTTGGTGCCATCTCGTGTCAACAAAGGACATTTCTATGCTCTTCCTCAAAGTCCACAGATTACCAAACAGCTCTTGATGAATGCTGGATTTGACCGTTACTACCAAATCGTCAAATGTTTCCGTGACGAGGACTTGCGTGGAGACCGTCAGCCTGAGTTTACCCAGGTCGACTTGGAAACATCCTTCCTTACGGAGCAAGAAATCCAAGATATCACAGAAGGCTTGATTGCGCGCGTGATGAAAGAAACAAAAGGCATCGAAGTAACGCTTCCATTTCCTCGTATGAAGTACGATGATGCGATGGCTCTTTACGGTTCTGATAAGCCAGATACCCGTTTTGACATGTTGCTTCAGGACTTGACAGAAGTTGTCAAGGGTGTTGATTTCAAAGTCTTTTCAGAAGCACCTGCTGTTAAAGCCATTGTAGTCAAAGGAGCTGCGGACAACTACTCACGTAAAGACATCGACAAGATGACCGAAGTAGCCAAACAGTACGGTGCCAAAGGTCTTGCTTGGGTCAAGGTAGTTGATGGAGAATTAAATGGACCGGTTGCCAAGTTTTTGACGGGTATCCAAGGAGAATTGACTGCAGCACTTGGTCTTGAAGATAAGGATTTGGTTCTATTTGTAGCGGATACGCTTGAAGTGGCTAATGCAACACTAGGCGCCCTTCGTGGACGTATTGCCAAAGAGCTTGGCTTGATTGATAACGACAAATTTAACTTCCTCTGGGTAGTTGACTGGCCAATGTTTGAATGGTCTGAAGAAGAAGGTCGCTACATGAGTGCCCACCATCCGTTTACCCTTCCACAGGAAGAGACAGCTCACGAATTAGAAGGTGATTTGGCTAAGGTTCGTGCCATTGCCTACGATATCGTTTTGAACGGTTATGAGCTTGGAGGTGGTAGCCTCCGTATCAACCAAAAAGACCTTCAAGAACGCATGTTCAAGGCTCTTGGTTTCTCAGCCGAAGAAGCAAATGACCAGTTTGGTTTCCTTCTTGAGGCTATGGACTATGGTTTCCCACCACACGGTGGTTTGGCGATCGGTCTTGACCGTTTTGTGATGCTCTTAGCAGGAGAAGAAAATATCCGTGAAGTCATTGCCTTTCCTAAGAACAATAAGGCAACCGATCCAATGACACAAGCTCCATCAACAGTCGCTCTCAAACAACTAGAGGAACTCAGCTTACAAGTAGAAGAAGATGAAACAAGCAAAACAAATTAA
- a CDS encoding CPBP family intramembrane glutamic endopeptidase codes for MKLLKNLGWFLLAVLSFFFGYGLVQSMALSALGLGASIFGVLPLYIALSGAYVYGVYRWYQTEKVSIQTTAFNRYIWLPTLVLLVAITAQFFLPDDPSVNQQIVSQLTVAQPVFGFFMVVVFAPLTEELIFRGMVARYLFPKQDNSKQTALFLLVSSVLFALIHFPGTLQQFLVYASLGLSLGLAYVSRKGLLYSISLHALNNLIGFLMILML; via the coding sequence ATGAAACTACTTAAAAATCTTGGCTGGTTTCTTCTAGCTGTTCTATCTTTTTTCTTTGGCTATGGTCTGGTTCAGAGTATGGCTTTATCAGCTCTTGGACTAGGGGCTTCAATCTTTGGAGTCTTGCCACTTTATATTGCCCTATCAGGAGCCTATGTTTATGGAGTTTACAGATGGTATCAGACAGAAAAGGTTAGCATCCAGACGACTGCTTTTAATCGTTATATCTGGTTGCCTACCCTGGTTTTGCTAGTGGCGATTACAGCCCAGTTCTTTTTACCAGACGATCCGTCGGTCAATCAACAAATCGTATCTCAACTGACAGTGGCTCAGCCTGTCTTTGGTTTCTTTATGGTGGTAGTCTTTGCTCCTCTGACGGAAGAACTCATCTTTAGAGGGATGGTGGCGCGCTATCTCTTTCCTAAGCAGGACAATAGCAAACAGACAGCTCTATTTCTCCTAGTATCAAGTGTGCTTTTTGCCTTGATTCATTTTCCAGGGACTTTGCAACAGTTTTTAGTTTATGCTAGTCTGGGATTGAGTTTGGGACTGGCTTATGTAAGCCGAAAAGGTCTTCTTTACAGCATTTCTCTCCACGCTTTGAATAATTTAATCGGCTTTTTGATGATACTCATGCTATAA
- a CDS encoding LacI family DNA-binding transcriptional regulator codes for MPVTIKDVAKAAGVSPSTVTRVIQNKSTISDETKKRVRKAMKELNYHPNLNARSLVSSYTQVIGLVLPDDSDAFYQNPFFPSVLRGIAQVASENHYAIQIATGKDAKERLKAISQMVYGKRVDGLIFLYAQEEDPLVKLVADEQFPFLILGKSLSPFIPLVDNDNVQAGFDATEYFIKKGCKRIAFIGGTKKLFVTQDRLMGYELALKRYQLPIDPNLTYFATEFLEDNGYRFSKLLFEHDPNIDAIITIDSLLAAGVCDYIAKHQLDVPVLSFDSVNPKLNLAAYVDINSLELGRVSFETILQIINDAKNNKQICYRQLIGHKIIEK; via the coding sequence ATGCCCGTGACGATTAAAGATGTGGCTAAAGCAGCAGGTGTCTCACCTTCAACTGTTACCCGCGTCATCCAAAATAAATCAACGATTAGTGATGAAACCAAAAAACGAGTTCGCAAGGCTATGAAGGAACTCAACTACCATCCCAACCTCAATGCTCGTAGCTTGGTAAGTAGTTATACTCAGGTTATCGGCTTGGTGCTCCCTGATGACTCGGATGCCTTTTACCAAAATCCTTTCTTCCCATCTGTTCTACGAGGGATCGCCCAAGTGGCATCTGAGAACCACTATGCTATCCAGATTGCAACGGGGAAAGATGCAAAAGAGCGGCTCAAAGCTATTTCCCAGATGGTCTATGGTAAGCGTGTAGATGGTTTGATTTTCCTCTATGCCCAAGAAGAGGATCCTTTGGTTAAGCTAGTAGCAGATGAGCAATTTCCTTTCCTTATCTTAGGTAAATCTCTATCTCCCTTCATTCCGCTCGTCGATAATGACAATGTCCAGGCAGGTTTTGATGCAACAGAATATTTCATCAAAAAAGGATGCAAGCGAATTGCCTTCATCGGAGGAACCAAAAAACTTTTCGTAACACAAGATCGTCTAATGGGTTATGAGTTAGCTCTTAAACGATACCAACTTCCTATTGATCCAAATCTGACCTACTTTGCGACCGAATTTCTTGAAGATAATGGTTATCGCTTTAGTAAACTTCTCTTCGAGCATGATCCAAATATTGATGCTATTATTACTATTGATAGCCTTCTTGCTGCAGGGGTCTGTGATTACATCGCAAAACACCAACTGGATGTCCCTGTCCTCAGCTTTGACTCGGTCAACCCTAAACTGAACTTGGCAGCCTATGTGGATATCAATAGCTTAGAACTCGGGCGCGTTTCCTTTGAAACCATTCTCCAGATTATTAACGATGCCAAAAACAATAAACAGATTTGTTACCGCCAGTTGATTGGGCACAAAATTATCGAAAAATAA
- a CDS encoding potassium channel family protein, translated as MRRLKMLWHIIQVTGFTRFALSFVTFVFGSGGVLFLVEPAITNYGDGLWYAFVTSTTVGYGDLLAVTLIGRITSVFLTIYGLIFFGCLSAVIINYYTDLNKERGEDK; from the coding sequence ATGAGACGTTTAAAAATGTTATGGCATATTATACAGGTTACGGGTTTTACTCGGTTTGCTCTGAGTTTTGTGACCTTTGTTTTTGGGTCAGGAGGCGTGCTTTTCCTAGTTGAACCTGCTATCACAAATTACGGAGACGGTCTTTGGTATGCTTTTGTGACTTCGACGACTGTCGGCTACGGGGATCTCCTAGCTGTGACCTTGATTGGAAGGATTACCAGTGTCTTCTTGACGATTTATGGGCTCATATTTTTTGGCTGTTTATCAGCTGTTATTATTAATTATTATACCGATTTAAATAAGGAAAGAGGAGAGGACAAATGA